One window from the genome of Alosa alosa isolate M-15738 ecotype Scorff River chromosome 15, AALO_Geno_1.1, whole genome shotgun sequence encodes:
- the wsb1 gene encoding WD repeat and SOCS box-containing protein 1: MASFPDFVNENEIGKAKFVGELLAPVAPFDQKSGRETWTVAFAPDGSYFAWSQGHRIVRLLPWSKCLADLSVRKDERSTGVGRLSRQNSIGTVTPLSSEPREHTIDCGDVVWGLAFGSSVPEKQSRCVNIEWHRFKFGQDQLLLATGLNNGRIKIWDVYTGKLLLNLMDHTDIVRDLTFAPDGSLVLVSASRDKTLRVWDLKDDGNMVKVLRGHQNWVYDSAFSPDSSVLCSVGAGKAVFLWNMDKYTLIRKLEGHHNDVVSCEFSPDGALLATASYDTRVILWDPHMGTVLLELGHLFPPPSPIFAGGANDRWVRSVAFCHDGRHIATITDDRLVRFWNIEEKSPQAIAPVANGLCCAFSTGGSVLAAGSRDGSVHFWASPRSIASLQHLCRMALRRVMPTQQVQTLPIPVCMQDYLAYKTI, encoded by the exons ATGGCAAGCTTCCCAGATTTTGTAAACGAAAATGAAATAG GAAAGGCTAAGTTTGTTGGGGAACTATTAGCTCCAGTTGCACCCTTTGACCAGAAGTCTGGACGGGAGACCTGGACTGTTGCTTTTGCACCTGATGGTTCCTACTTCGCTTGGTCTCAAGGACATCGCATTGTGAGGCTCCTACCCTGGTCAAAATGCTTAGCCGATCT GTCTGTGAGGAAGGACGAGCGCTCAACTGGAGTGGGACGCCTATCGCGGCAGAACAGCATTGGCACTGTCACCCCGTTGTCCAGTGAACCGCGAGAGCACACCATTGACTGCGGTGATGTGGTGTGGGGGCTTGCGTTTGGCTCGTCCGTGCCTGAGAAGCAAAGCCGCTGTGTCAACATTGAGTGGCACCGCTTCAAGTTTGGTCAGGACCAGCTGCTCCTGGCCACTGGCCTCAACAATGGCCGCATTAAGATCTGGGATGTCTACACAG GAAAGCTTTTGCTTAACCTGATGGACCACACAGACATTGTGCGAGACCTGACATTTGCCCCTGACGGTAGCCTCGTCCTGGTGTCAGCATCCCGAGATAAAACGCTACGCGTGTGGGACCTGAAAGATGATG GCAACATGGTGAAAGTCCTGCGGGGCCATCAGAATTGGGTTTATGACAGCGCCTTCTCTCCCGACTCCTCAGTGCTGTGCTCAGTGGGAGCGGGCAAAGCG GTGTTCCTGTGGAACATGGACaagtacacactaatccggAAGCTGGAGGGCCACCACAATGATGTGGTGTCATGTGAGTTCTCGCCGGACGGAGCCCTGTTGGCCACAGCCTCTTACGACACCCGCGTCATCCTGTGGGACCCTCACATGGGCACCGTGCTGTTGGAGCTGGG GCACCTCTTCCCTCCCCCGTCGCCTATCTTTGCTGGGGGCGCGAATGATCGATGGGTGCGCTCGGTGGCCTTCTGTCACGATGGCCGTCACATCGCCACAATCACTGACGACAG GCTGGTGCGTTTCTGGAACATTGAGGAGAAGTCCCCTCAGGCCATTGCACCTGTGGCCAATGGCCTCTGCTGTGCCTTCTCTACTGGAGGGAGTGTGTTAGCTGCGGG GTCTCGTGATGGCAGTGTGCACTTCTGGGCAAGCCCACGTTCTATCGCCAGTCTCCAGCACCTGTGCCGCATGGCTCTGCGCCGGGTCATGCCCACTCAACAAGTGCAAACGCTCCCCATCCCTGTGTGCATGCAGGACTACCTGGCGTACAAGACTATCTAG
- the LOC125308090 gene encoding uncharacterized protein LOC125308090, whose protein sequence is MPQNEDTVLVQPSTSATPPRALTPVQSGRDHIILRALEELKVQVRQNTLLLQALTSRQPVQNTSQLSEEYKFPMTCDEDLTRVEKLLDKPQKKALTAYLATLGGCNPGDVVRRMLRHILDDEFAQQFNWLGRGGRKKAFSAFKITAVIRGASAVQKITASDCEAVMKNWLKYSGDRSGGRKRRAGRQQGGDDTVSRDDSSSSSSSMDDDDF, encoded by the exons ATGCCTCAGAATGAAGACACAG TACTTGTCCAGCCATCAACATCGGCTACACCACCAAGGGCCCTTACCCCTGTGCAATCTG GCCGTGATCACATCATACTGCGGGCACTGGAGGAGCTGAAGGTGCAGGTTCGACAGAACACCCTGCTTTTGCAGGCTCTTACTAGCAGACAACCGGTCCAGAACACCAGCCAGTTGTCTGAAGAGTACAAATTCCCAATGACCTGTGATGAGGACCTCACAAGAGTTGAGAAGTTATTAGACAAACCACAAAAGAAAGCCCTG ACTGCATACCTCGCAACACTGGGAGGTTGCAACCCCGGGGATGTGGTAAGGCGAATGCTGCGCCACATCCTGGATGACGAATTCGCACAGCAATTCAACTGGCTGGGGCgaggggggagaaagaaggCTTTTTCAGCCTTTAAGATTACTGCTGTGATACGAG GTGCATCGGCTGTTCAGAAAATAACCGCCAGTGACTGTGAGGCAGTCATGAAAAACTGGCTGAAGTACAGTGGTGACAGgagtggagggagaaagaggagagctGGGAGACAGCAGGGAG GTGATGATACAGTGTCCAGGgacgacagcagcagcagcagcagcagcatggatGATGACGActtttaa